A window of Polaromonas hydrogenivorans contains these coding sequences:
- a CDS encoding cupredoxin domain-containing protein encodes MKRLLSIALLSFAATTAFAAVDEFTLTIKDHAFEPKEITLPAGKKIKLLVVNKDATPAEFESKPLGREKVIAGNSTGTINIGPLKPGRYPFVEEYHENDAAAQGTIVVN; translated from the coding sequence ATGAAACGCCTGCTGTCCATTGCCCTGTTGTCGTTTGCTGCAACCACTGCTTTTGCCGCCGTCGATGAATTCACACTGACGATCAAGGATCACGCCTTCGAGCCCAAGGAAATCACCCTCCCCGCCGGGAAAAAAATCAAGCTGCTGGTGGTGAACAAGGATGCCACCCCCGCGGAGTTTGAAAGCAAGCCGCTGGGCCGCGAGAAAGTCATTGCGGGCAACTCCACCGGCACGATCAACATTGGCCCCTTGAAGCCTGGCCGCTATCCGTTCGTCGAGGAATACCACGAGAACGATGCCGCCGCGCAAGGCACCATCGTCGTCAATTGA
- the tsaB gene encoding tRNA (adenosine(37)-N6)-threonylcarbamoyltransferase complex dimerization subunit type 1 TsaB, giving the protein MPKPLKFLAFDTSTDRMSVAVTDGARVWQHSGPGGAQASTTLIPAILALLAESGMGLGEMEAIAFGRGPGSFTGLRTACAVAQGLAFGANHGAGIPVLPVDTLMAVAEEARFQQAGAVAAGDAPFTITALLDARMDEMYVQSYEFRSGGYMSIKDCELIRPENLVPGASARLLAGNVFGVYAGRLPAGLAALPCVEAFPTATALLRLAPALAAAGQCMDAALALPLYVRDKVAQTTDERAQLKADAQAALAAPVIPLQT; this is encoded by the coding sequence ATGCCTAAACCTCTTAAATTCCTCGCGTTTGACACCAGCACCGACCGCATGTCGGTCGCCGTGACCGACGGCGCGCGCGTCTGGCAGCACAGCGGCCCGGGCGGCGCGCAGGCCTCGACCACCTTGATCCCGGCGATTCTGGCGCTGCTGGCCGAGTCCGGCATGGGCTTGGGCGAGATGGAGGCGATTGCCTTTGGCCGAGGGCCGGGTTCGTTCACCGGCCTGCGCACGGCCTGCGCGGTGGCGCAGGGCCTGGCCTTCGGCGCCAACCACGGCGCGGGCATTCCGGTGCTGCCGGTTGACACGCTGATGGCCGTCGCCGAAGAGGCGCGCTTCCAGCAGGCCGGGGCTGTGGCTGCGGGCGATGCGCCTTTCACCATCACCGCGCTGCTCGATGCCCGCATGGACGAGATGTATGTGCAGAGCTATGAATTCAGGAGCGGCGGGTACATGTCCATCAAGGACTGCGAGTTGATTCGGCCCGAAAACCTGGTGCCCGGGGCGTCGGCGCGGCTGCTGGCCGGCAATGTGTTCGGCGTCTATGCCGGCCGTCTGCCCGCAGGCCTGGCCGCGCTGCCCTGCGTTGAAGCGTTTCCGACCGCCACCGCGCTGCTGCGGCTGGCGCCCGCGCTGGCCGCCGCCGGGCAGTGCATGGATGCGGCCCTGGCCCTGCCGCTGTATGTGCGCGACAAGGTCGCCCAGACCACCGACGAGCGCGCGCAACTCAAGGCGGACGCCCAGGCCGCCCTTGCCGCGCCGGTTATCCCGCTTCAAACCTGA
- a CDS encoding NAD(P)-dependent alcohol dehydrogenase gives MSAMMKAAVFVEPGRIEIADKRIPDVGPNDALVRITTTTICGTDVHILKGEYPVAKGLTIGHEPVGVIEKLGSAVQGYSEGQRVIAGAICPNFNSYAAQDGAPSQDGSYLIPLGLCGCHGYKATAGWRFGNLIDGTQAEYVLVPDAQANLAPIPDGLSDEQVLMCPDIMSTGFKGAENANIRIGDTVVVFAQGPIGLCATAGARLLGASTIITVDGNDHRLSISKKMGADVTLNFNNCDVVDEIMKLTGGRGADSSIEALGTQATFESALRVLKPGGTLSSLGVYSSDLKIPLSAFAAGLGDHTIRTALCPGGKERMRRLMNVVASGRIDLGVMVTHQYKLENIVAAYELFSHQRDGVLKIAIKP, from the coding sequence ATGTCCGCCATGATGAAAGCCGCCGTGTTTGTCGAGCCCGGCCGCATCGAGATTGCCGATAAGCGCATCCCGGATGTCGGCCCCAACGATGCCCTGGTGCGCATCACCACCACCACCATCTGCGGCACCGACGTCCACATTCTCAAGGGCGAGTACCCCGTCGCCAAGGGGCTGACGATTGGCCACGAGCCCGTGGGCGTGATCGAAAAGCTCGGTAGCGCGGTGCAGGGCTACAGCGAAGGCCAGCGCGTGATTGCCGGCGCCATCTGCCCCAACTTCAATTCCTACGCCGCCCAGGACGGCGCGCCTTCGCAGGACGGCAGCTACCTGATTCCCCTGGGGCTGTGCGGCTGCCACGGCTACAAGGCCACCGCCGGCTGGCGCTTTGGCAACCTGATCGACGGCACGCAGGCCGAGTACGTGCTGGTGCCCGACGCCCAGGCCAATCTGGCGCCGATTCCCGACGGCCTGAGTGACGAGCAGGTGCTGATGTGCCCGGACATCATGTCCACCGGCTTCAAGGGCGCGGAAAACGCCAACATCCGAATCGGCGACACCGTGGTGGTGTTCGCCCAGGGGCCGATTGGACTGTGCGCCACCGCTGGCGCCCGGCTGCTGGGCGCCAGCACCATCATCACCGTCGATGGCAACGACCACCGCCTTAGCATTTCGAAAAAAATGGGTGCCGACGTGACGCTCAACTTCAACAACTGCGACGTGGTCGATGAAATCATGAAGCTCACCGGCGGCCGGGGCGCCGATTCGTCGATTGAGGCGCTCGGCACGCAGGCCACCTTCGAGTCGGCGCTGCGCGTGCTCAAGCCCGGCGGCACGCTGTCCAGCCTGGGCGTGTATTCGAGCGACCTGAAAATCCCCCTGTCCGCCTTCGCCGCCGGACTGGGCGACCACACCATCAGGACTGCGCTATGCCCCGGCGGCAAGGAACGCATGCGCCGGTTGATGAATGTGGTGGCATCCGGCCGCATCGACCTGGGCGTGATGGTCACGCACCAGTACAAGCTGGAGAACATCGTCGCCGCCTACGAGCTGTTTTCACACCAGCGCGACGGGGTGCTCAAGATCGCGATCAAGCCGTGA
- a CDS encoding LysR family transcriptional regulator, translating to MDQLKRMAIFAEVVAAGSLSAAARQLGMTPSAVSQHLRQLEQSLGLALLHRSTRKLALTEAGERYHAGCAAMVAAARSAEQALARLRDEPEGELRLAAPIGFGSLLARALAPLRSHPKLTLRLLLDDALIDLIALRVDVALRVGPLADSSLVARKLGGMGRQLCASPAYLAERGWPAQPQDLLRHDWLGSKPHSQGFDMLELHGPAGEIESLRLEGRVQASQASALHALCVAGWGIGMGVSEDDRKALADGRVLPVLPGWRLSDLPVYAVTLRRGEQPAKVRHALDLLAGYFGGEAAGAVPAAAP from the coding sequence ATGGATCAACTCAAACGCATGGCGATTTTTGCCGAGGTGGTGGCGGCCGGCTCACTGAGCGCTGCCGCGCGGCAGCTGGGCATGACGCCTTCGGCCGTGAGCCAGCACCTGCGCCAGCTGGAGCAGTCGCTGGGCCTGGCCTTGCTGCACCGCTCGACGCGCAAGCTGGCCCTGACCGAAGCCGGCGAGCGCTACCACGCAGGCTGCGCGGCCATGGTGGCGGCGGCGCGCTCTGCCGAGCAGGCGCTGGCCCGCCTGCGCGACGAGCCCGAGGGCGAATTGCGGCTGGCCGCGCCCATCGGCTTCGGCAGCCTGCTGGCCCGCGCGCTGGCGCCGCTGCGCAGCCACCCGAAGCTGACGCTGCGCCTGCTGCTGGACGACGCGCTGATCGACCTGATCGCCTTGCGCGTGGATGTGGCCCTGCGCGTCGGCCCGCTGGCCGATTCCAGCCTGGTGGCCCGCAAGCTGGGCGGCATGGGGCGCCAGCTGTGCGCATCGCCGGCCTACCTGGCCGAGCGCGGCTGGCCGGCGCAGCCGCAGGATTTGCTGCGCCACGACTGGCTGGGCAGCAAGCCGCACAGCCAGGGTTTTGACATGCTGGAGCTGCACGGCCCGGCTGGCGAAATTGAATCCTTGCGGCTCGAAGGGCGGGTGCAGGCCTCGCAGGCGTCGGCGCTGCATGCGCTGTGCGTGGCGGGCTGGGGAATCGGCATGGGCGTGAGCGAGGACGACCGCAAGGCGCTGGCCGACGGTCGTGTGCTGCCGGTGCTGCCCGGCTGGCGGCTGAGCGACCTGCCGGTGTACGCGGTCACGCTGCGGCGCGGCGAGCAGCCTGCCAAGGTGCGCCATGCCCTGGACCTGCTGGCCGGCTACTTTGGCGGTGAAGCGGCGGGTGCGGTGCCGGCGGCCGCACCCTGA
- the dacB gene encoding D-alanyl-D-alanine carboxypeptidase/D-alanyl-D-alanine endopeptidase, whose product MLFNPFPTRFTARLAAGLLAALASLAAGAQALPPEVDALLARARVPREAFAAVVVDAAPAINGKTAPLLSYRAGSAMNPASVMKLVTTYAGLELLGPAYTWSTPVYADGPVANGVLTGNLIIQGRGDPKLVMERLWLLLRRVQGLGIKTITGDILLDRSAFAASTQNPGDFDGEALRPYNVQPDALLLNYKSVVMTFSPNPGSGSTSISYDPPLAGVQMQASVPLSAGSNGRATLSECGDYRAQLQPDFADPLRMVFTGSYPAACGEKVWAIAYPDPASYAQRAIAGLWQEMGGALGGRVKDGAAPPGLAPAFEMESATLAEIIRDINKFSNNVMAQQLFLTLSLQRPGGASNEASREAVRGWWQGRFGAQNGGPGNAPDMPVLDNGSGLSRLERVTPQGLARMLQTAYVSGAMPELMASLPISGVDGTLKRSRSQVSQGWAHLKSGTLRDATALAGYVHTPSGRRLVVVGIVNHANAPAARPALEALVDWAVKEGSR is encoded by the coding sequence ATGCTTTTCAACCCCTTCCCGACCCGATTCACCGCGCGCCTGGCCGCCGGCCTGCTGGCAGCGTTGGCCAGCCTGGCCGCCGGCGCCCAGGCCCTGCCGCCCGAGGTCGATGCCCTGCTGGCGCGCGCCAGGGTGCCGCGCGAGGCCTTCGCCGCCGTGGTCGTCGATGCCGCGCCGGCGATCAACGGCAAAACCGCGCCGCTGCTCAGCTACCGCGCCGGCAGCGCCATGAACCCGGCCTCGGTCATGAAGCTGGTCACAACCTATGCCGGGCTGGAACTGCTCGGCCCGGCCTACACCTGGAGCACGCCGGTCTATGCCGACGGCCCGGTGGCCAATGGCGTGCTGACCGGCAACCTCATCATCCAGGGCCGGGGCGACCCCAAGCTGGTGATGGAGCGACTGTGGCTGCTGCTGCGCCGGGTGCAGGGCCTGGGCATCAAGACCATCACTGGCGACATCCTGCTCGACCGCAGCGCCTTTGCCGCGTCAACGCAAAACCCCGGCGACTTCGACGGCGAGGCGCTGCGCCCATACAACGTGCAGCCCGATGCGCTGCTGCTCAACTACAAGTCGGTGGTGATGACCTTTTCGCCGAATCCGGGCAGCGGCAGCACCAGCATCAGCTACGACCCGCCGCTCGCCGGCGTGCAGATGCAGGCCAGCGTGCCGCTGTCGGCGGGAAGCAACGGCCGCGCCACCTTGAGCGAATGCGGCGACTACCGGGCGCAGCTCCAGCCCGACTTTGCCGACCCGTTGCGCATGGTCTTTACCGGCAGCTACCCGGCGGCCTGCGGCGAGAAGGTCTGGGCCATCGCCTACCCCGACCCGGCCAGCTATGCGCAGCGGGCGATTGCCGGCCTGTGGCAGGAAATGGGCGGCGCGCTGGGCGGACGGGTCAAGGATGGCGCGGCCCCGCCCGGCCTGGCGCCGGCGTTCGAGATGGAATCGGCAACGCTGGCCGAAATCATCCGCGACATCAACAAGTTCAGCAACAACGTGATGGCACAGCAGCTGTTCCTGACGCTCAGCCTGCAGCGGCCGGGCGGCGCCAGCAACGAGGCCTCGCGCGAGGCGGTGCGCGGCTGGTGGCAGGGCCGTTTTGGTGCGCAGAACGGCGGGCCGGGCAACGCCCCGGACATGCCGGTGCTGGACAACGGTTCGGGCCTGTCGCGGCTGGAACGCGTCACGCCGCAGGGCCTGGCGCGCATGCTGCAGACCGCCTATGTCTCGGGCGCCATGCCCGAGCTGATGGCCTCGCTGCCGATCAGCGGCGTCGATGGCACCTTGAAGCGCAGCCGGTCGCAAGTCTCGCAGGGCTGGGCGCACCTGAAATCGGGCACTTTACGCGACGCCACCGCGCTGGCGGGCTATGTGCACACGCCCAGCGGCCGGCGGCTGGTGGTGGTCGGCATCGTCAACCACGCCAACGCACCGGCGGCGCGGCCGGCGCTCGAAGCGCTGGTGGACTGGGCCGTGAAGGAAGGCAGCCGGTGA
- a CDS encoding DUF3297 family protein has product MNEATSLPALPDRLSVDPRSPHHVAAVFERDVGILLNGKERLNVEEYCISEGWIKVAAGKTLDRKGRPLLIKLKGQVEAFYRDGASSAP; this is encoded by the coding sequence ATGAACGAAGCCACTTCACTCCCCGCCCTGCCCGACCGCCTGTCCGTTGACCCGCGCAGCCCCCATCACGTCGCCGCCGTGTTCGAGCGTGACGTGGGGATTCTGCTGAACGGCAAGGAGCGCCTGAATGTCGAGGAATACTGCATCAGCGAAGGCTGGATCAAGGTGGCCGCCGGCAAGACGCTGGACCGCAAGGGCCGCCCGCTGCTGATCAAGCTCAAAGGCCAGGTCGAAGCGTTTTACCGCGACGGTGCAAGTTCAGCCCCTTAG
- a CDS encoding SemiSWEET family sugar transporter, which produces MNLTDLIGSLAACLTTASFVPQAWLSFKTRDVSGVSLQMYSAFTVGVALWLAYGLLLGAWPMVIANTLTLALALMILGMKLAYGRPPGPRRSAAK; this is translated from the coding sequence GTGAACCTGACCGACCTCATCGGCTCGCTGGCCGCATGCCTGACCACCGCGAGCTTCGTGCCGCAGGCCTGGCTCAGCTTCAAGACCCGCGATGTCAGCGGCGTCTCGCTGCAGATGTACAGCGCGTTCACTGTCGGCGTGGCGCTGTGGCTGGCCTATGGCCTGCTGCTGGGCGCCTGGCCGATGGTGATCGCCAACACCCTCACGCTGGCGCTGGCCTTGATGATCCTGGGCATGAAGCTGGCGTATGGCCGGCCACCGGGCCCGCGGCGATCCGCAGCCAAATAA
- a CDS encoding uracil-DNA glycosylase family protein, with amino-acid sequence MSMNLDPRQRAMLREMGVRVWQPLAPVAEIQVATEVIAAHAGAASANDQFDQHFEEKKAVAAPAAPAVRRDAAPARPASPPPLAPNPAAPSEAAPAAGAQPCWRVGQAQLLYAETAKAGGARWLVLAQTPSAALQAPVFDGDAGRLLDNMLRAARLNRDAGAVLFAPLVRQAVSGAMDELPAALLALVEQARPDVVLVMGRLAAQALLQSGEPFGKLRGRPHALHGRQTVVTHDAPYLLRCPQDKAKAWDDLCLAMRLAARGA; translated from the coding sequence ATGAGTATGAACCTCGACCCACGCCAGCGCGCCATGCTGCGCGAAATGGGGGTGCGTGTCTGGCAGCCGCTGGCGCCGGTTGCTGAAATCCAGGTTGCTACTGAAGTCATAGCTGCTCATGCAGGCGCAGCAAGCGCAAATGACCAGTTTGATCAACATTTTGAGGAAAAAAAGGCCGTTGCCGCGCCCGCCGCGCCCGCCGTCAGGCGCGATGCGGCGCCGGCCCGGCCTGCCAGCCCGCCACCGCTTGCGCCGAATCCTGCGGCGCCTTCCGAAGCCGCCCCTGCCGCCGGCGCGCAGCCCTGCTGGCGCGTCGGCCAAGCGCAGTTGCTGTATGCCGAAACCGCGAAGGCCGGCGGCGCGCGCTGGCTGGTGCTGGCCCAGACCCCGTCGGCCGCGCTGCAGGCGCCGGTGTTTGACGGCGATGCCGGCCGCCTGTTAGATAACATGCTGCGCGCCGCCCGGCTGAACCGGGACGCCGGCGCGGTGCTGTTCGCGCCGCTGGTGCGCCAGGCGGTCTCGGGCGCGATGGACGAGTTGCCGGCCGCGCTGCTGGCGCTGGTCGAGCAGGCGCGGCCCGACGTGGTGCTGGTCATGGGCCGGCTGGCGGCGCAGGCGCTGCTGCAGTCCGGCGAGCCCTTCGGCAAGCTGCGCGGCCGGCCGCATGCGCTGCATGGCCGACAAACCGTCGTCACCCATGACGCGCCCTATCTGCTGCGCTGCCCGCAGGACAAGGCCAAGGCCTGGGACGATTTGTGCCTGGCCATGCGCTTGGCGGCGCGCGGGGCCTGA
- a CDS encoding N-formylglutamate amidohydrolase has translation MNPGDVLIITCEHGGHEVPADYAPLFADHEALLETHRGWDPGALELAQQMAQALDAPLFAATTTRLLIDLNRSIGHRQLHSEATRSLARSTRSDIAARYYRPHRDAVETEVARRIAAGQRVLHVASHSFTPELHGVVRQADVAWLYDPRRAGEGVLASRWLGALKQRRPELKLRRNYPYEGKGDGLTALLRKRHAPEQYVGIELEVNQRFVIEGGVAWAALRADITQALADALAPAGR, from the coding sequence GTGAATCCCGGCGACGTGCTCATCATCACCTGCGAGCACGGCGGGCACGAGGTGCCGGCGGACTACGCGCCCCTGTTCGCGGACCATGAAGCCCTGCTGGAGACGCATCGCGGCTGGGATCCGGGTGCGCTGGAACTCGCGCAGCAGATGGCCCAGGCGCTGGATGCGCCGCTGTTCGCGGCCACCACGACCCGCTTGCTGATCGACCTGAACCGCTCGATAGGCCACCGGCAACTGCATTCGGAAGCGACGCGCAGCCTGGCGCGTTCGACCCGGAGCGACATCGCGGCACGCTATTACCGGCCGCACCGCGACGCGGTGGAAACGGAAGTCGCCCGCCGGATTGCCGCAGGCCAGCGCGTGCTGCATGTCGCGTCGCACAGTTTCACGCCCGAACTCCATGGCGTGGTGCGGCAGGCCGACGTGGCCTGGCTGTATGACCCGAGGCGCGCCGGCGAAGGCGTCCTGGCGTCGCGCTGGCTGGGCGCATTGAAGCAGCGCCGGCCCGAACTCAAGCTGCGCCGCAACTACCCGTACGAAGGTAAGGGCGACGGCCTGACCGCGCTGCTGCGCAAGCGCCATGCGCCTGAGCAGTATGTCGGCATTGAACTGGAGGTGAACCAGCGCTTTGTCATCGAGGGCGGCGTGGCGTGGGCCGCGCTGCGCGCCGACATCACGCAGGCGCTGGCCGATGCGCTGGCGCCGGCGGGACGGTGA
- a CDS encoding zinc ribbon domain-containing protein YjdM — MTTAPACPQCTMENTYPDGENYVCADCGHEWPMAAAALDADDSGEAVVKDSNGNVLADGDAVVLIKDLKVKGSSTTLKMGTKVKSIRLVGGDHEVDCKMDAGSFMLKACFLKKV; from the coding sequence ATGACCACAGCCCCCGCCTGCCCCCAATGCACGATGGAAAACACCTACCCGGACGGTGAAAACTACGTCTGCGCCGATTGCGGCCACGAGTGGCCCATGGCCGCAGCCGCCCTTGACGCCGACGACAGCGGCGAGGCAGTGGTCAAGGATTCCAACGGCAACGTGCTGGCCGACGGCGACGCCGTGGTGCTGATCAAGGATCTGAAGGTCAAGGGTTCATCGACCACGCTCAAGATGGGCACCAAGGTCAAGAGCATCCGCCTGGTCGGCGGCGACCACGAAGTGGACTGCAAGATGGACGCCGGCAGCTTCATGCTCAAGGCCTGCTTCCTGAAAAAGGTTTGA
- the pyrF gene encoding orotidine-5'-phosphate decarboxylase, whose amino-acid sequence MTFLDMLGAAERQNHSMLCVGLDPDPAKFPGKFKGDASKIYDFCAAIVDATADLVIAFKPQIAYFAAHRAEDQLERLMAHMRRAAPQVPVILDAKRGDIGSTAEQYAIEAFERYGADAVTLSPFMGFDSVTPYLKYEGKGAFLLCRTSNPGGDDLQNQRLASVDGQPLLYEHIARLAQGPWNLNGQLGLVVGATYPAEIERVRAVAPTLPLLIPGVGAQGGDAAATVRAGWRPGAPIIVNSSRAIIYASSGDDFAEVARREALRTRDVLQAARTDSLRVAG is encoded by the coding sequence ATGACCTTTCTCGACATGCTCGGCGCCGCAGAACGCCAGAACCACTCCATGCTGTGCGTCGGCCTGGACCCCGATCCGGCCAAATTCCCCGGAAAATTCAAGGGCGATGCCAGCAAAATCTACGATTTCTGCGCCGCCATCGTCGATGCGACGGCCGACCTGGTGATTGCCTTCAAGCCGCAAATTGCCTACTTCGCCGCCCACCGCGCCGAGGACCAGTTGGAGCGCCTGATGGCGCACATGCGCCGCGCCGCGCCGCAGGTTCCCGTCATCCTGGATGCCAAGCGCGGCGACATCGGCAGCACCGCCGAGCAGTACGCCATCGAGGCCTTCGAGCGCTACGGCGCCGACGCGGTCACGCTGTCGCCCTTCATGGGCTTTGACTCGGTCACGCCTTATTTGAAGTACGAAGGCAAGGGCGCCTTTTTGCTCTGCCGCACCTCGAATCCGGGCGGCGATGACCTGCAGAACCAGCGCCTGGCGTCGGTCGATGGCCAGCCGCTGCTGTATGAACATATCGCCCGGCTGGCGCAAGGCCCGTGGAACCTCAACGGCCAGCTCGGGCTGGTGGTCGGTGCAACCTATCCGGCCGAGATCGAGCGCGTGCGGGCGGTGGCGCCGACGCTGCCCCTCCTGATTCCCGGCGTGGGCGCGCAGGGCGGCGATGCGGCGGCCACGGTGCGCGCCGGCTGGCGGCCGGGCGCGCCGATCATCGTCAACTCGTCACGGGCGATTATTTATGCCTCGTCAGGCGATGATTTTGCCGAAGTGGCGCGGCGCGAGGCGCTCAGGACGCGCGACGTGCTGCAGGCCGCGCGCACCGATTCCCTGCGCGTGGCGGGTTAA
- a CDS encoding NAD(P)-dependent oxidoreductase translates to MNIALIGATGFVGSAILPELLGRGHQVTVLARNPAKLAAQPGLSIVKADVMDAAQVAQAVAGHEAVISAYNPGWSEPQIHDLFLQGSQAILDGVKQSSVKRLLVVGGAGSLYVAPGVQLVDTPGFPAEYKQGALAAREFLTRLQAESSLDWSFVSPPIALAPGERTGQYRLGADDLLPGQDDQPAGISVADLAVAIVDEIEQPRHLQRRFTVAR, encoded by the coding sequence ATGAACATCGCATTGATTGGCGCCACCGGTTTTGTCGGCTCGGCCATCCTTCCCGAACTGCTGGGCCGTGGCCACCAGGTCACCGTGCTGGCGCGCAACCCCGCCAAACTGGCCGCGCAGCCCGGCTTGAGCATCGTGAAGGCAGACGTGATGGATGCGGCGCAGGTCGCCCAGGCGGTTGCCGGCCACGAGGCGGTGATCAGCGCCTACAACCCGGGCTGGAGCGAGCCGCAGATTCACGACCTGTTCCTGCAGGGCAGCCAGGCCATCCTGGACGGCGTCAAGCAATCTAGCGTCAAGCGCCTGCTGGTGGTCGGCGGCGCCGGCAGCCTGTATGTGGCGCCCGGCGTGCAGCTGGTGGACACGCCTGGTTTTCCGGCCGAGTACAAGCAGGGCGCGCTGGCGGCACGCGAATTCCTGACTCGGCTGCAGGCGGAAAGTTCGCTGGACTGGAGCTTCGTCTCGCCGCCCATCGCCCTGGCACCGGGCGAGCGCACCGGCCAGTACCGGCTGGGCGCCGACGACCTGCTGCCCGGCCAGGACGATCAGCCGGCCGGCATTTCGGTCGCCGACCTGGCCGTGGCCATCGTCGATGAAATCGAGCAGCCCCGGCACCTGCAGCGCCGCTTCACCGTGGCGCGTTAA
- a CDS encoding transglutaminase-like domain-containing protein codes for MYIKIGFDIQLAITSPMALIYVLHVHPSRRDDLMAPEVVMVEPALRVDEYLDAFGNQCGRVNALAGVSEVRFHSASVIRDSGLPDEVNLAAWQHDPTELPPATLQFLLPSRYCEVDSELLQFAWNQFGQTPPGWARVQAICDFVHQHIRFDYSAARATRTAVEGWREGTGVCRDFTHLAVTLCRCMNIPARYCTGYLGDIGIPPVPYPMDFSAWFEVFLGGRWYTFDARHNTPRIGRVVMARGRDAGDVPISMCFGPNTLKKFEVTTYEVDVYGNAVQTV; via the coding sequence ATGTATATCAAAATCGGTTTCGACATCCAGCTTGCCATCACCTCGCCCATGGCGCTCATCTATGTGCTGCATGTGCATCCGTCGCGGCGCGATGACCTGATGGCGCCGGAGGTCGTCATGGTCGAACCCGCCCTGCGGGTGGACGAATACCTGGACGCCTTCGGCAACCAGTGCGGGCGGGTCAATGCGCTGGCCGGTGTCAGCGAGGTGCGCTTTCACAGCGCGTCGGTCATTCGCGACTCGGGCTTGCCTGACGAGGTGAACCTGGCGGCATGGCAGCATGACCCGACCGAGCTTCCGCCCGCAACGCTGCAGTTTTTGCTGCCCAGCCGCTACTGCGAGGTGGACAGCGAACTGCTGCAGTTCGCCTGGAACCAGTTCGGGCAGACGCCGCCGGGCTGGGCGCGGGTGCAGGCGATCTGCGACTTCGTGCACCAGCACATCCGCTTCGACTACAGCGCGGCCCGCGCCACGCGCACCGCCGTCGAAGGCTGGCGCGAAGGGACCGGCGTGTGCCGCGACTTCACGCACCTGGCGGTCACGCTGTGCCGCTGCATGAACATTCCGGCCCGCTACTGCACCGGCTACCTGGGTGACATCGGCATTCCCCCCGTGCCTTACCCGATGGACTTCAGCGCCTGGTTCGAGGTGTTTCTGGGCGGCCGCTGGTACACCTTTGACGCGCGCCACAACACGCCGCGCATCGGGCGCGTGGTGATGGCGCGCGGCCGCGATGCCGGCGACGTGCCGATCTCGATGTGCTTTGGCCCGAACACGCTGAAGAAATTCGAGGTCACGACCTACGAGGTCGATGTGTACGGCAACGCGGTGCAGACGGTGTGA
- the rimI gene encoding ribosomal protein S18-alanine N-acetyltransferase, with product MNAAFQPLEARFESMTPDWLPAVLRVEHSAYPQPWSERNFLDSLQAGYQAQLLTAGSAQSPELLGYFVAMKGVDEVHLLNITVTPAWQRQGWALVMLDALGVWSRGQGALWLWLEVRVSNARARSVYESHGFRHVGTRRNYYPASAASPRGEDAIVMSLALSVF from the coding sequence ATGAATGCAGCTTTCCAGCCCCTTGAAGCCCGCTTTGAATCCATGACGCCCGACTGGCTGCCGGCGGTGCTGCGGGTCGAGCACAGCGCCTACCCGCAACCGTGGAGCGAGCGCAATTTCCTGGACTCGCTGCAGGCCGGCTACCAGGCGCAACTGCTGACGGCGGGCAGTGCGCAAAGTCCCGAGCTGCTGGGTTATTTTGTCGCCATGAAGGGCGTGGACGAGGTGCATCTGCTCAACATCACGGTGACGCCGGCCTGGCAGCGCCAGGGCTGGGCGCTGGTGATGCTCGACGCGCTGGGCGTCTGGTCGCGCGGGCAGGGCGCGCTGTGGCTGTGGCTGGAAGTGCGGGTCAGCAACGCGCGCGCGCGGTCGGTTTACGAAAGCCACGGCTTTCGCCATGTCGGCACGCGCCGCAACTATTACCCGGCCAGCGCGGCATCGCCCCGGGGCGAGGATGCCATCGTCATGAGCCTGGCCCTGTCAGTTTTTTGA